One region of Chaetodon auriga isolate fChaAug3 chromosome 5, fChaAug3.hap1, whole genome shotgun sequence genomic DNA includes:
- the sprn2 gene encoding shadow of prion protein 2 has product MMSGLQKLPLTVTLCLLLLATLLPSSEARRGFGGGGFGRGGGGRSRGWGGGGGQAYRPVQSSGPSAGKVAGAAAAGAIGGTLIGSALSRPGYGYGGGYGGYGGYGGGFGGGYGGYGGGYGYPRYGGGGGYGPRPGYEAEGSGDMEYYTGASSGPIYNSIIVVIGSLMSLLIGHWVAVM; this is encoded by the coding sequence ATGATGTCAGGCCTGCAGAAACTCCCCCTCACAGTGACCCTCTGCCTGCTACTCCTCGCCACACTGTTGCCCAGCTCTGAAGCCCGCCGTGGTTTTGGAGGTGGTGGCTTTGGCCGGGGCGGAGGAGGGCGGAGCCGGGGCTGGGGCGGTGGCGGCGGCCAAGCCTATAGACCTGTCCAGAGCAGTGGCCCCAGTGCAGGCAAAGTAGCCGgggcagctgcagctggtgcCATAGGAGGAACATTGATTGGTTCTGCCCTGAGCCGCCCTGGATACGGGTATGGTGGTGGATATGGAGGGTATGGAGGGTATGGAGGGGGATTTGGAGGGGGTTATGGAGGATATGGAGGTGGTTATGGCTACCCACGATATGGAGGTGGTGGTGGCTACGGCCCCAGGCCAGGCTATGAAGCAGAGGGCTCTGGAGACATGGAGTACTACACCGGAGCATCCAGTGGCCCCATCTACAACAGTATCATCGTTGTCATCGGCTCCCTGATGTCCCTGCTGATTGGCCACTGGGTGGCAGTCATGTAG